A window of Methanomassiliicoccus sp. contains these coding sequences:
- a CDS encoding NADP-dependent malic enzyme has product MTMDKKTEEEMLKKAYEPARLAMKYHPFYEGKIEVTAKCPVKSFQDFAIWYTPGVAEPCKDIKAHPEKVYDHTAKGNMVAVVSDGTRVLGLGDIGPEAGLPVMEGKALLFKYLGGVDAVPICLDTKDPEEIIKTVKYLAPSFGGINLEDIENPKCFEILDRLRAEMDIPVWHDDQQGTATIETAGAINAHKLVGKKIGESKVAMIGAGAANIAIARVMVSAGFDIKNIVMVDSKGTLHQGRTDIDDAHKEKWFMCTHSNAENIVGGAKEAMKGADIVVAASKPGPGTILKEWVQGMADDSIVFATANPIPEIWPWEAKEAGARIIATGRSDFPNQVNNSLGFPGIFRGALDVRARTITDEMCIAAALEIAKTAEDKGLTETHIVPTMDEWEVFPREAVAVGMKAMETGVARTKMSRDELMHRAETAIKRARGETQLLMDSGYIRDFPE; this is encoded by the coding sequence ATGACCATGGACAAAAAGACCGAGGAAGAGATGTTGAAGAAAGCGTACGAGCCGGCCAGGCTGGCGATGAAATACCACCCCTTCTACGAAGGGAAGATCGAGGTCACCGCCAAGTGCCCGGTCAAGAGCTTTCAGGATTTCGCCATCTGGTACACCCCCGGCGTTGCTGAGCCCTGCAAGGACATCAAAGCCCACCCTGAGAAGGTTTACGATCATACTGCCAAGGGCAACATGGTGGCGGTCGTCTCCGATGGCACTAGGGTCCTCGGTCTGGGGGACATCGGGCCCGAGGCCGGCCTGCCGGTGATGGAGGGTAAGGCCCTGCTGTTCAAGTACCTGGGAGGCGTGGACGCCGTGCCCATTTGTTTGGACACCAAGGACCCTGAGGAGATTATCAAGACCGTCAAGTACCTGGCCCCCTCCTTTGGAGGCATAAACCTCGAGGACATAGAGAACCCCAAGTGCTTCGAGATCCTGGACCGCCTCCGGGCGGAGATGGACATCCCCGTGTGGCATGACGACCAGCAAGGGACCGCAACCATCGAGACCGCGGGAGCGATCAACGCCCACAAGCTTGTGGGAAAGAAGATCGGCGAGTCGAAGGTCGCCATGATCGGGGCGGGCGCGGCCAACATCGCTATCGCCAGGGTGATGGTCTCCGCGGGCTTCGACATCAAGAACATCGTAATGGTGGACAGCAAGGGAACGCTGCATCAGGGCAGGACAGACATCGACGATGCTCACAAGGAGAAGTGGTTCATGTGCACGCACTCCAACGCTGAGAACATCGTTGGCGGGGCCAAGGAGGCGATGAAGGGCGCGGACATCGTGGTGGCCGCATCCAAGCCCGGACCGGGCACCATCCTGAAGGAATGGGTCCAAGGAATGGCCGACGATTCCATCGTGTTCGCCACCGCCAACCCCATACCCGAGATATGGCCGTGGGAGGCCAAGGAGGCTGGAGCCCGCATCATCGCCACCGGTCGCTCCGACTTCCCCAACCAGGTCAACAACTCCCTGGGCTTCCCGGGCATATTCCGAGGAGCGTTGGACGTGAGGGCCAGGACGATCACCGATGAGATGTGCATCGCCGCGGCCTTGGAGATCGCCAAGACCGCTGAGGACAAGGGGCTGACGGAGACCCACATCGTGCCCACGATGGATGAGTGGGAGGTGTTCCCCAGGGAGGCGGTCGCCGTAGGAATGAAGGCCATGGAGACAGGTGTGGCCCGCACCAAGATGAGCAGGGACGAGCTGATGCACCGTGCAGAGACCGCTATCAAGCGGGCCCGCGGAGAGACCCAGCTGTTGATGGACTCTGGATACATCCGCGATTTCCCCGAGTAA
- a CDS encoding AAA family ATPase, protein MILSITGTPGTGKSSVGASLASKGRTVVELGDLVREHHLYAGMDEERGSLEVDPEELSERIPSLLPDGDVILVGHLSHYVDPDLVLVLRCRPSVLRKRLEARDWPPAKVQENVEAEALDVILVEAVESGRETVELDTTELTTEQAVASVEEILAGERKKYEVGHVDWSQEVMGWY, encoded by the coding sequence GTGATACTTTCCATAACCGGCACCCCCGGGACCGGCAAGAGCAGCGTGGGAGCTTCTCTCGCCAGCAAAGGCCGCACCGTGGTGGAGCTGGGCGATCTTGTGAGGGAGCACCACCTCTATGCCGGCATGGATGAGGAGAGGGGCAGCCTAGAGGTGGACCCAGAAGAACTCTCAGAACGGATCCCGTCCCTGCTGCCGGACGGAGACGTCATACTCGTCGGTCATCTCTCCCATTATGTCGACCCCGATCTGGTCCTGGTACTGAGATGCCGCCCCTCGGTCCTCAGGAAGAGGCTGGAGGCTAGGGATTGGCCTCCTGCCAAAGTGCAGGAGAACGTTGAGGCGGAGGCCTTGGACGTAATCCTCGTCGAGGCGGTGGAATCAGGCCGCGAGACGGTAGAGCTGGACACCACCGAACTGACCACAGAGCAGGCCGTAGCCTCAGTGGAGGAGATCCTGGCCGGAGAAAGGAAAAAGTACGAGGTCGGTCATGTGGACTGGAGCCAGGAGGTAATGGGATGGTATTAG
- a CDS encoding DNA-binding protein: MKYTEARPGRIFVIRLEQGEVVHEVLERFAEDKGVRAAALIVVGAADKESKLVVGPQDGDARPVKPLGYTLPDVHEMTGSGTLFPNEDGHMMLHVHAAFGREGKATMGCIRRGVVVWQILEVIMIELLGVDAIRKRDAPTGFEMLEP, encoded by the coding sequence ATGAAGTACACTGAGGCTAGGCCAGGCAGGATCTTCGTCATAAGACTCGAACAGGGTGAGGTCGTGCATGAGGTCCTGGAGAGGTTCGCCGAGGACAAGGGCGTGAGGGCCGCAGCTCTCATAGTAGTCGGGGCCGCTGACAAGGAAAGCAAGCTCGTGGTCGGTCCCCAGGATGGTGATGCCCGGCCGGTGAAACCCCTCGGTTATACGCTACCGGACGTGCATGAGATGACCGGTTCCGGCACATTGTTCCCCAATGAAGATGGACACATGATGCTCCATGTGCACGCCGCCTTCGGCAGGGAAGGGAAGGCCACCATGGGATGCATCCGCCGCGGAGTGGTGGTGTGGCAGATACTGGAAGTCATCATGATCGAGCTCCTGGGTGTCGATGCGATCAGGAAGAGGGATGCCCCCACCGGCTTCGAGATGCTCGAGCCTTGA
- a CDS encoding DNA primase large subunit PriL yields MDVLHYARYPFLKDAAEHVRDRGVTLEDLLTHEAYRQARARGKARVIDALEEGVIGLRPMGTEEDLLEEILSYPVARMFVSGVNDRFLTKRYALAEGVAMDTRLEKENMEVVEEVAFQLGVRLNTEGDGMMMHFSDYLRYTSRMRSKEWKLINTEVKEGQVALSQVKLARVLQQALQDRIEEELPLPVDTFINTALGADLQELKVRTAVKREQFKAEDFGRISVENFPPCINHLIGMAQAGENIPHLGRFALTAFLHHIGLSSDDILALYATSPDFDQAKTKYQVDHITGQTSGTEYTPPECATMKSYGICFEPDNLCTNPKANVKHPLSYYRIKNLPRKGVKGEKVPTPSTDSRSSPPAEPR; encoded by the coding sequence ATGGACGTCCTTCACTATGCCAGGTATCCGTTCCTCAAGGATGCGGCCGAGCATGTGAGGGACCGGGGAGTGACCTTGGAGGACCTTCTGACCCATGAGGCCTACCGGCAGGCCCGGGCACGCGGGAAGGCGCGGGTCATCGATGCCTTGGAGGAGGGAGTGATCGGCCTACGCCCCATGGGCACGGAGGAGGACCTGTTGGAGGAGATCCTCTCGTATCCGGTCGCCAGGATGTTCGTGTCCGGCGTCAACGACAGGTTCCTCACCAAGCGCTACGCCCTCGCTGAGGGTGTGGCCATGGACACTAGATTGGAGAAGGAGAACATGGAGGTTGTAGAGGAGGTCGCCTTCCAGCTCGGTGTCAGGCTTAATACAGAGGGCGACGGGATGATGATGCACTTCTCTGACTACCTGCGGTACACGTCCCGCATGCGCAGCAAGGAATGGAAGCTCATCAATACGGAGGTCAAGGAGGGTCAGGTCGCCCTGAGCCAGGTGAAGCTGGCCAGAGTTCTACAACAGGCCCTTCAGGACCGCATTGAGGAGGAGCTGCCGCTTCCTGTGGACACCTTCATCAACACCGCCCTGGGGGCGGACCTCCAGGAACTGAAGGTCCGGACCGCCGTGAAGAGAGAACAATTCAAGGCCGAGGACTTCGGCAGGATAAGCGTCGAGAACTTTCCGCCCTGCATCAACCACCTCATAGGGATGGCCCAGGCCGGAGAGAACATACCTCATCTAGGCCGCTTTGCCCTCACAGCATTCCTGCACCATATCGGCCTGTCCTCGGACGATATCCTGGCACTGTACGCTACCTCTCCAGATTTCGATCAGGCCAAGACCAAATATCAGGTGGACCACATCACTGGCCAGACCTCAGGAACTGAGTACACACCTCCAGAGTGCGCTACTATGAAGAGCTATGGCATATGCTTTGAGCCGGACAATCTGTGCACTAACCCTAAGGCCAACGTCAAGCACCCTCTGAGCTACTACCGCATCAAGAACCTGCCCCGAAAAGGGGTAAAGGGTGAGAAGGTGCCTACCCCTTCAACCGATTCCAGATCGTCACCGCCCGCTGAACCGCGGTGA
- the truA gene encoding tRNA pseudouridine(38-40) synthase TruA — protein sequence MVWHAAIKLAYDGRSFMGSQRQPGERTVESEIINALLKVGAIESVSASRFRFASRTDRGVSALGNVAAFDTDFPREALLRAVNSAVEDVYVYGLAEVAHAFTPRRAQGRWYRYMMSSEGLNMEKVVECSRLFEGRHDFRHFCKPEGRATIKTLESVSAMALGDSLVIDLKAREFLRNMVRRIVASMIKVGEGKASLEDVSVALDGSGARGISFGLAVPEGLTLMDIDYGFCFDIECPSTMRRRAEACRRDALARLLFADALLDRCQE from the coding sequence GTGGTCTGGCACGCTGCGATCAAGCTCGCTTACGACGGCCGCTCCTTCATGGGCTCCCAGAGGCAGCCGGGGGAGCGCACGGTGGAGTCCGAGATCATCAACGCGTTGCTCAAGGTAGGGGCCATCGAATCGGTCTCCGCATCCCGTTTCCGTTTCGCGAGCCGAACTGACAGGGGAGTAAGCGCACTGGGGAACGTCGCGGCCTTTGACACTGATTTTCCCCGTGAGGCCCTCCTGCGGGCGGTCAACTCCGCCGTCGAGGACGTTTATGTGTATGGGCTTGCGGAGGTCGCTCATGCCTTCACCCCTCGTCGGGCCCAGGGTCGATGGTATCGGTACATGATGAGCAGTGAGGGCCTAAACATGGAGAAGGTGGTGGAATGCTCCCGCCTCTTCGAGGGCCGGCACGATTTCCGCCACTTCTGCAAGCCTGAAGGCCGTGCCACCATCAAGACCCTGGAATCGGTGTCGGCTATGGCCCTGGGAGATAGCCTGGTGATAGATCTGAAGGCGCGGGAGTTCCTGCGCAACATGGTCCGGCGTATCGTGGCCAGCATGATCAAGGTAGGGGAAGGTAAAGCCTCACTGGAGGATGTGAGTGTGGCGTTGGACGGCAGCGGTGCCAGGGGCATATCGTTCGGCCTGGCGGTCCCTGAGGGCCTGACCCTGATGGACATAGATTACGGGTTCTGCTTTGATATAGAGTGCCCGTCTACAATGAGACGACGGGCCGAGGCATGCCGCAGGGACGCTCTTGCCCGCCTGCTGTTCGCTGATGCCCTCCTGGATCGTTGCCAGGAATAA
- a CDS encoding CDP-alcohol phosphatidyltransferase family protein yields the protein MVLDSKRDSVEFIITPVAKAMSRFDPNTISWASFAMAWVAGLLLFFSPYYWELLLPLSAVAILVSGFLDAIDGKVARLTGKASKQGDVLDHILDRYSDVVMIGAVAVSAWCNPYIGIMAIIGVLLTSYMGTQSQAIGAGRLYAGLLGRADRVVLLTAAALLQIVFMLLLPGNIPAGDPTPYYQYGFLEITDSIRLSAFELVMLWFAVVGNITAVQRAVTIWNRLKG from the coding sequence ATGGTATTAGACTCGAAGCGTGACAGTGTAGAGTTCATCATCACCCCCGTCGCCAAGGCGATGTCCCGGTTCGATCCCAATACGATATCCTGGGCCTCCTTCGCGATGGCGTGGGTGGCTGGTCTGCTGCTGTTCTTCAGCCCTTACTACTGGGAGCTGTTACTACCCTTGTCGGCGGTTGCTATATTGGTGAGCGGCTTTCTCGATGCCATCGACGGCAAGGTCGCCCGTCTCACCGGTAAAGCCTCTAAGCAGGGAGACGTGCTGGACCACATCCTGGACCGCTACTCCGATGTAGTGATGATAGGGGCGGTGGCCGTGTCCGCATGGTGCAATCCCTACATAGGCATAATGGCCATCATAGGCGTTCTTCTCACCAGCTATATGGGTACCCAATCCCAGGCGATAGGGGCGGGGAGGCTGTACGCCGGTCTTCTCGGAAGAGCGGACCGGGTGGTCCTGCTGACCGCGGCCGCGCTCCTGCAGATCGTGTTCATGCTCCTTCTCCCGGGCAACATCCCTGCAGGCGATCCTACCCCTTACTACCAGTATGGCTTCCTGGAGATCACCGATTCCATACGCCTCTCGGCCTTCGAGCTGGTCATGCTGTGGTTCGCGGTGGTGGGCAACATCACCGCGGTTCAGCGGGCGGTGACGATCTGGAATCGGTTGAAGGGGTAG
- a CDS encoding RNA methyltransferase yields the protein MVDFRVVLVEPEHEGNVGAVARSMGNFAFEDLVLVDPCPIGDEAFKRAKHAGHILERAAVVGTVEEAIRDCSLVVGTTGIVTHGPRRYIRIPMSPRELAAKTADHDGRIALLFGREGLGLTQDELSKCDLLVHIPSDDAYPVLNLSHAVTVVIYELYLAEGHRTSRVPVSSEEERELLYKFFSDLLEAIDYPEFRRENTEIMFRRMMGRSVPTKWEFYTIMGVIGDAAKLIDGRKKLPR from the coding sequence ATGGTAGATTTCAGGGTAGTTCTGGTAGAGCCAGAGCACGAGGGGAACGTGGGGGCGGTGGCCCGTTCGATGGGCAACTTCGCCTTCGAGGACCTGGTCTTGGTCGACCCCTGCCCCATAGGGGATGAGGCGTTCAAGAGGGCCAAGCATGCCGGTCATATTCTGGAGAGAGCGGCCGTGGTAGGCACGGTGGAGGAGGCCATCAGGGACTGCTCACTGGTGGTGGGCACGACAGGTATCGTCACCCATGGGCCGAGGCGTTACATCCGCATACCCATGAGCCCGCGGGAACTGGCTGCAAAGACCGCTGATCATGATGGACGCATAGCCTTGCTGTTCGGCCGAGAGGGATTGGGGCTCACACAGGACGAGCTGTCCAAATGCGATCTTCTTGTGCACATCCCCTCGGATGACGCGTATCCCGTGCTGAACCTATCGCACGCTGTGACCGTGGTCATATACGAGCTGTACCTTGCGGAGGGGCACCGCACCTCCCGCGTTCCTGTATCCTCTGAGGAGGAGCGGGAGCTGCTCTACAAGTTCTTCTCCGACCTACTGGAAGCGATAGACTACCCCGAGTTCCGGAGGGAGAACACAGAGATAATGTTCCGGAGGATGATGGGGAGGTCTGTTCCCACGAAGTGGGAGTTCTACACCATCATGGGTGTCATCGGAGATGCCGCCAAGCTCATCGATGGGAGGAAAAAACTACCTCGGTGA
- a CDS encoding elongation factor 1-beta, which yields MGKVAAVYNMIPESPESPLEDIIKSIPGAIPEGVTINNVVVKPFAFGLKIIEITCIMDDTSGIIEKLEEALRSVPQIQSVENTTVTLI from the coding sequence AAAGGTGGCCGCAGTATACAACATGATCCCAGAGAGCCCCGAGTCGCCTCTTGAGGACATTATCAAATCCATTCCTGGTGCGATCCCTGAAGGCGTTACGATAAACAACGTGGTCGTCAAGCCTTTCGCCTTTGGCCTGAAGATCATCGAGATCACCTGCATCATGGACGACACCTCGGGCATCATCGAGAAATTGGAAGAGGCCCTGCGTTCCGTCCCCCAGATCCAGAGCGTGGAGAACACCACCGTTACCCTGATCTGA
- the budA gene encoding acetolactate decarboxylase produces MNRPAQIALVLTVIAVVIAAAMLTLAAPRKQDRESLYQVGSLEDLVQGNYNGIATVGDVLSQGDIGLGTFDGLDGEMIVLDGTCYKARDDGIVQVISSDETTPFAQVSRFDIDGTIDLQGSLNMSSVKGLIEAALPSSGAFYLIKITGTFDNVTVRSVPKQAAPYPPLAEVIEKQTVFDYDGIDGILIGLWSPPDTSVLSSAELHFHFLSSDRTKGGHVLDANLTDLRAEWDLTSRYVVDLE; encoded by the coding sequence ATGAACCGCCCTGCACAGATCGCTCTCGTCCTCACCGTCATCGCTGTGGTAATCGCCGCGGCCATGCTCACTCTGGCCGCTCCTCGGAAGCAGGACCGCGAGTCCCTCTACCAGGTAGGCTCTTTGGAAGACCTTGTACAGGGTAACTATAATGGTATCGCCACTGTGGGCGATGTGCTCTCACAGGGTGATATCGGTCTGGGGACGTTCGATGGTCTGGACGGGGAGATGATAGTCCTGGACGGCACGTGCTATAAGGCCCGGGACGACGGAATTGTTCAGGTCATCAGCTCTGATGAGACCACGCCCTTTGCGCAGGTCAGCCGGTTCGATATCGATGGCACCATTGACCTACAGGGATCCTTGAACATGAGCAGCGTGAAAGGCCTGATCGAAGCCGCTCTCCCCTCTTCCGGCGCTTTCTATCTGATCAAGATAACCGGGACCTTCGACAACGTCACCGTTCGCTCGGTGCCCAAGCAGGCCGCTCCCTACCCTCCCCTCGCTGAGGTCATCGAGAAGCAGACCGTCTTCGACTATGATGGCATCGACGGGATCCTCATCGGCCTGTGGAGCCCGCCTGACACCTCCGTCCTGAGCTCGGCGGAGCTACACTTCCACTTCCTGAGCAGCGATAGGACCAAAGGCGGCCATGTGCTGGATGCGAACCTCACGGACCTCCGCGCGGAATGGGACCTCACATCCCGGTACGTAGTTGACCTGGAATGA
- a CDS encoding radical SAM protein: MAKVRRALIIDGYVDEPACLGVPPYVSPQTRAAVGAAREAGAEPMLLTVEQWRRGTPLPKADLSLIIAGSAVPGRYLRAMPASGREIGELSTLMQGVTVLGGPASSEVRYLDMFHHLARVDAAARIYDILTGTESGERCRTMEEWNTWLLSGADSVLSHPDYPQPLIAEVETYRGCVRYRSGGCSFCIEPLKGVPAFRDQDDIFAECRRLRDLGVTNLRLGAQTCILSYKADLTAGDPPRPDPSAVESLFSRVSSLHFDVLHVDNANPAVVATYPQEAEEVLISLVRHCTSGNVLALGLESADPAVARVNNLNSTSEQALDAIRAINRIGGNVGTSGLPELLPGLNFIVGLEGETEDSLRMNEKFLRTVLAEGLLLRRINVRQVIPVRKAFPRTVDHSEFVRFKEMVRRDIDLPMLRRMLPQGRVLRKVYTELRDGNTTFGRQIGSYPLLIGIPYPVEVGRFVDVAVIEWGFRSITAIEHPLNVNSCSIKALEALPGVGRKRAIRIFRKRPLRGEADLVAALDDAAVASSISHLLSY; encoded by the coding sequence ATGGCCAAGGTCCGGAGGGCGCTCATCATCGACGGATATGTTGACGAGCCTGCCTGCCTGGGGGTCCCACCTTACGTTTCGCCGCAGACAAGGGCCGCTGTGGGCGCAGCCAGGGAGGCAGGGGCCGAGCCCATGTTACTCACCGTGGAGCAGTGGCGCCGGGGAACTCCGTTGCCCAAGGCCGATCTCAGCCTCATCATCGCCGGTTCCGCCGTTCCCGGAAGGTACCTAAGGGCCATGCCTGCGTCTGGCAGGGAGATAGGAGAGCTGTCAACGTTAATGCAAGGAGTGACAGTGTTAGGTGGCCCGGCTTCCTCTGAAGTTAGATATTTGGACATGTTCCACCACCTCGCCCGCGTGGACGCGGCCGCGAGGATCTATGATATCCTGACCGGAACGGAGAGCGGGGAACGGTGTAGGACCATGGAGGAATGGAACACCTGGCTGCTGTCAGGGGCGGACTCTGTGCTCTCTCACCCCGATTATCCTCAGCCGTTGATCGCGGAGGTGGAGACCTACAGAGGATGCGTACGGTACCGATCTGGAGGCTGCTCCTTCTGCATCGAGCCCCTCAAGGGCGTTCCCGCCTTCCGCGACCAGGACGATATATTCGCCGAGTGTCGAAGGCTCCGTGACCTTGGGGTCACCAACCTGAGGCTGGGGGCGCAGACGTGCATCCTATCTTATAAGGCCGACCTCACGGCCGGTGATCCGCCCCGGCCGGACCCCAGTGCCGTAGAGTCCCTGTTCTCCCGCGTGTCCTCGCTGCATTTCGATGTCCTTCACGTGGACAATGCCAATCCGGCGGTGGTGGCCACGTACCCCCAGGAAGCGGAGGAGGTTTTGATATCTTTGGTCCGCCATTGCACCAGCGGCAACGTGCTGGCGCTGGGTTTGGAGAGCGCCGATCCTGCGGTGGCGAGGGTAAACAATCTGAACTCCACCTCAGAACAGGCGCTCGACGCGATCCGAGCCATCAATCGCATCGGTGGCAACGTTGGTACCTCCGGTCTTCCTGAGCTCCTTCCAGGGCTGAACTTTATCGTCGGCCTCGAGGGGGAGACCGAGGACAGCTTGCGAATGAACGAGAAGTTTTTGCGGACGGTGCTAGCCGAGGGGCTGCTCCTGCGGCGGATCAATGTCCGTCAGGTGATCCCCGTGCGCAAAGCGTTCCCCCGTACCGTTGACCACTCCGAGTTCGTCCGCTTCAAAGAGATGGTGCGACGGGATATCGATCTTCCCATGCTTCGAAGGATGTTGCCCCAGGGCAGGGTCCTGAGGAAAGTGTACACTGAGCTAAGGGACGGCAACACCACCTTCGGCCGCCAAATCGGAAGCTATCCGCTATTGATAGGGATCCCTTATCCTGTGGAGGTGGGCCGGTTCGTGGATGTTGCGGTCATCGAATGGGGGTTCCGGAGCATTACCGCCATAGAGCATCCGTTGAACGTCAATAGCTGCTCTATAAAGGCCCTTGAGGCCTTGCCTGGGGTGGGAAGGAAGAGGGCGATACGCATCTTCCGAAAGCGCCCGCTAAGGGGGGAGGCGGACCTGGTGGCAGCCCTTGACGATGCAGCAGTGGCGTCATCCATATCTCACCTCTTGAGCTATTGA